A single Zootoca vivipara chromosome 1, rZooViv1.1, whole genome shotgun sequence DNA region contains:
- the ANGEL1 gene encoding protein angel homolog 1, producing the protein MIGTVLCYVLLPVARLLRAFRDAFFTCRKNVLLAKSTTTHIDGLTAPISGKPVSEEQQALLQQWLEEGAGEVHASESASKQEKVPTISHAEWLEGPELLMTSLSDLNVSPQSGGKEQLPSEVQIETSPGLQEFVEVTGSLPAEEREALGDNAIWTAVRTQADPQMVEAAPLSTEVWIEDPAVLAWSHAQETDVGPTEGAVWPFQNAGQFQPLPLEIPYHEILWRDWEDLSAQACIPELSSEAGSLFEFRVMSYNILAQDLIEQSPHLYMHCHPDIMNWSYRFANLLQEIQHWDPEILCLQEVQENHYWEQLEPTLTMMGFACIYKRRTGRKTDGCAICYKQSKFQLISASPVEYFRPGLDILNRDNVGLVLLLQPLLPESLGDKSISPLCVANTHVLYNPRRGDIKLAQMALLLAEVDKTAKMADGNYCPIILCGDLNSVPDSPLYKFIRNGQLYYHGMPAWKVSGQEDFCQNPHQRKLLTPLWPSSLGITDCCQYVSLCQSKKSDRRKYSRDFLLQFRYCDVACERPADLILLEGVTDAMPDRPAHWPKELTVVNNSDPDLCYSRYPGSIQHGLNLTSAYTHFLPERGCPEITTMPMGVGATVDYIFYSAKPVKSDNEECRRMYQDGALKLLGHLSLLSEDILWSANGLPNPFCSSDHLCLLASFGLQISDF; encoded by the exons ATGCTTTCTTTACATGTCGAAAGAACGTGCTTCTGGCGAAGAGCACGACTACCCATATAGACGGCCTAACTGCTCCCATCAGTGGGAAGCCTGTCTCAGAGGAGCAGCAAGCCCTGCTGCAGCAGTGGCTGGAGGAAGGTGCTGGTGAGGTCCATGCCAGTGAGAGTGCTTCAAAACAAGAGAAGGTGCCCACGATATCACATGCTGAGTGGCTGGAAGGCCCAGAGCTACTGATGACAAGCTTAAGTGACCTGAATGTATCACCACAATCTGGTGGCAAGGAGCAACTGCCAAGTGAGGTCCAGATTGAGACATCTCCTGGACTACAGGAATTTGTAGAAGTGACAGGAAGTTTACCTGCAGAAGAAAGGGAGGCCTTAGGGGACAATGCTATATGGACAGCAGTAAGGACGCAGGCTGATCCTCAGATGGTTGAAGCTGCTCCTCTGTCTACAGAAGTGTGGATTGAAGACCCTGCAGTGTTAGCCTGGAGTCATGCCCAGGAGACAGATGTGGGACCAACAGAGGGAGCAGTATGGCCTTTTCAGAATGCTGGTCAGTTTCAGCCACTCCCACTAGAGATACCATATCATG AAATTCTGTGGAGGGACTGGGAAGATCTTTCTGCTCAGGCTTGCATCCCAGAGTTGAGCTCAGAGGCTGGTTCTTTATTTGAATTCAGAGTCATGTCGTATAACATTCTGGCCCAGGACCTGATAGAACAGAGCCCTCATCTTTACATGCATTGTCATCCAGATATTATGAACTGGAGCTATCGCTTTGCAAATCTCTTACAGGAGATCCAGCACTGGGATCCTGAA ATTCTTTGTCTCCAAGAAGTTCAGGAGAATCACTATTGGGAACAGCTGGAACCAACACTTACGATGATGG GCTTTGCCTGCATCTACAAGCGGAGGACAGGCAGGAAGACAGATGGTTGTGCAATCTGCTACAAGCAAAGCAAGTTTCAGTTGATAAGTGCTAGTCCTGTTGAATACTTTCGGCCTGGCTTGGACATCCTCAACAGGGACAATGTTGGTCTGGTATTACTGCTACAACCTTTACTCCCAGAGAGCTTAGGAGACAAATCAATCAGCCCCTTGTGTGTGGCAAACACTCATGTGTTGTATAATCCCCGTCGGGGCGATATCAAACTGGCTCAGATGGCTCTGCTCCTAGCCGAGGTAGACAAGACTGCAAAAATGGCTGATGGCAATTACTGCCCTATTATCTTATGTGGGGACCTGAACTCTGTGCCTGACTCACCGCTATACAAGTTCATTCGGAATGGCCAATTGTACTACCATGGAATGCCAGCCTGGAAG GTGTCTGGACAAGAAGACTTCTGTCAGAACCCACACCAGCGGAAACTGCTGACTCCCTTGTGGCCCAGCTCTCTGGGGATTACAGACTGCTGCCAGTATGTCAGTCTTTGCCAAAGCAAGAAGTCAG ACAGGCGCAAATACAGCCGTGACTTCCTGCTTCAGTTCCGTTATTGTGATGTTGCATGTGAGCGACCTGCAGATCTGATCCTGTTGGAAGGTGTGACGGATGCCATGCCAG ACCGTCCTGCACATTGGCCTAAGGAGCTCACGGTAGTGAACAACTCTGATCCAGATCTGTGTTACTCAAG GTACCCAGGCAGTATCCAGCATGGCCTCAACCTGACTTCTGCCTACACCCACTTCCTGCCTGAGAGAGGTTGCCCTGAGATTACAACCATGCCAATGGGTGTTGGGGCCACAGTTGATTACATCTTCTATTCAGCAAAGCCTGTCAAGAGTGATAATGAAGAAT GTCGCAGGATGTACCAAGATGGAGCCCTAAAGCTGCTTGGccacctctccctcctctctgaaGACATTCTTTGGTCAGCAAATGGCTTGCCAAACCCTTTCTGTTCATCTGATCATCTTTGTCTGCTGGCCAGCTTTGGCCTACAGATCTCTGACTTCTGA